In Deltaproteobacteria bacterium, one DNA window encodes the following:
- a CDS encoding bifunctional molybdenum cofactor biosynthesis protein MoaC/MoaB, producing MKSISHKIETLRTATAEAWVLGPAPVLEALLRGDTPKGNAVDVARIAGMLAAKRTWELIPHCHPIPLDQVLVEIAAVEGKLRVEARVTAIWRTGMEMEALTAATIAALTLYDIGKAMDASLEISGVRLVEKTGGKSDYQERIPESLRVAVLVTSDATHAGKREDKSGAYIQKRLRAFSLTPQTFLVLPDDQAAIAATLRQWADEAYDLVLTTGGTGLGPRDVTVEATRSVIEREIPGIAEAMRAHGQRRTPYAMLSRGLIGVRGKTVIANLPGSSRGVAESMDAIFPALFHLYPMMRGGGH from the coding sequence ATGAAATCCATTTCGCACAAGATCGAGACATTGCGCACGGCGACGGCCGAGGCGTGGGTGCTGGGGCCGGCGCCGGTGTTAGAGGCGTTACTGCGCGGTGATACGCCAAAGGGGAACGCGGTGGATGTGGCGCGCATAGCCGGGATGTTGGCGGCGAAGCGCACCTGGGAACTGATTCCGCATTGTCATCCGATCCCACTCGACCAAGTGCTGGTGGAGATTGCGGCGGTGGAGGGCAAACTCCGAGTCGAAGCGCGTGTGACGGCCATTTGGCGCACCGGGATGGAAATGGAAGCGCTGACGGCGGCGACGATCGCCGCGCTGACGCTCTATGACATTGGCAAGGCGATGGACGCGAGTCTGGAAATCAGCGGCGTGCGGTTGGTGGAAAAAACTGGTGGGAAGAGCGATTATCAAGAACGGATTCCGGAGTCCTTGCGGGTCGCGGTTCTGGTGACCTCGGACGCAACTCACGCCGGGAAGCGGGAGGACAAATCGGGCGCCTACATCCAGAAACGGCTGCGTGCTTTTAGCCTCACGCCGCAGACGTTTCTGGTGCTGCCCGATGACCAAGCCGCGATTGCGGCGACGCTGCGCCAGTGGGCAGATGAGGCCTACGATCTCGTGCTAACGACCGGCGGCACCGGCCTCGGCCCGCGCGACGTGACGGTCGAGGCGACCCGCAGCGTGATCGAGCGCGAGATCCCCGGCATCGCCGAGGCGATGCGCGCGCACGGTCAACGCCGCACGCCATACGCGATGTTGTCGCGCGGCCTGATCGGCGTGCGCGGCAAGACCGTGATTGCGAATTTGCCCGGCTCGTCGCGCGGCGTCGCCGAATCGATGGATGCCATTTTCCCCGCGCTGTTTCATTTATATCCGATGATGCGCGGTGGGGGACATTAG